Proteins encoded together in one Acidimicrobiales bacterium window:
- the mreD gene encoding rod shape-determining protein MreD yields MTHRFRVLALLLTATVAQVTVFDEVRVAGASVEYLLLVSVLTGYHGGPERGAVVAFFAGLLHDAVTITPMGLHALVYPSLAVATSHLEVRLARFTRPFLGSGLAVAIAGGVLAAAAVGSLFGLRELGDPGLLRTTVVVVVMTVAVAPPTSRAVRWAVTGGLPVDVDLRGQGAEGGG; encoded by the coding sequence GTGACCCACCGGTTCCGCGTCCTGGCCCTGTTGTTGACCGCCACCGTGGCCCAGGTGACCGTGTTTGACGAGGTTCGGGTGGCCGGAGCGTCGGTCGAGTACCTGCTGCTGGTCTCGGTGCTGACCGGGTACCACGGGGGTCCGGAGCGTGGGGCCGTGGTGGCTTTCTTCGCCGGGCTCCTACATGACGCCGTGACCATCACTCCCATGGGCCTTCACGCCCTCGTCTACCCCTCATTGGCCGTCGCCACCAGCCACCTGGAGGTTCGCCTGGCCCGCTTTACCCGGCCGTTCCTCGGGAGCGGCCTGGCTGTCGCCATCGCCGGTGGCGTTCTGGCTGCTGCCGCGGTGGGGAGCCTGTTCGGACTCCGGGAGCTGGGTGACCCTGGGCTGCTCCGTACCACGGTGGTGGTTGTCGTCATGACGGTAGCCGTAGCGCCACCGACCAGCCGGGCCGTGCGATGGGCGGTGACCGGGGGCCTGCCCGTGGACGTGGACCTTCGCGGGCAGGGAGCGGAGGGCGGGGGGTGA
- the mrdA gene encoding penicillin-binding protein 2 has protein sequence MNETGRYRMRVLAIIGLSMFAALGARLWYLQVMVSEQAMATARSNITRVIAVPAPRGRILDVHGRTLVGNRLTTVLTMNRNELDESGFDKDERLEVFTEIAVEINRSGHLMKVTDVVRALADPSYGNYDDIPIAHDVGEDLLVFFGERPNQFPGVRVAQSTVRSYLYGDLASHVLGWVGPVNDAELRIRRPPDGKEYRLRDQIGKAGVELMFEDDLRGQAGHKVVEVDRLGEVVRERHDLFVPPIPGDDLVLSIDVNVQYLVERELERSIHLARTREPDADPDRPGQLLPAYDAPGGSVVVLDPRVGDVVAMASFPSYDPNESIGGFSFDRWAELNDPANDLPMFNRAIQGEYAPGSTFKLFTAHAAWHEGVFGVGAVPRADELWDDPGAYVLRSCGDVDPTDPPPGCRYRNAGEKQYEAVDLVRSLTVSSDVYYYQIGESIYINPGHPDTAVQDAAASYGMGLDTGVTLPFEQDGYLPTPRNRRQRHEANPVAFPEWGWSTGDNVITAIGQGEVLVTPLQLGNAFATFANDGVRYAPNVVARIMDRDGTVVREFGPRELSTVDIDDGFRRRVLDGLAGVTAHEEGTAYWAFNSRATGGNYFPLNRYPVAGKTGTAEVRGKADTSIFAAFGPADEPTYAIVAVLEEAGFGSSVAAPLVARILAPVFEGTVPEAPLAAVRYARSAALPLCVAWHEWRTGNTLDRLEAADPSSGDVGGPVLDASGQVRVRGIRVDCEDLLDEILAVFLDKEFD, from the coding sequence GTGAACGAGACCGGCCGCTACCGCATGCGGGTCCTGGCCATCATCGGCCTCTCCATGTTCGCCGCCCTGGGGGCTCGCCTCTGGTACCTGCAGGTCATGGTGAGCGAGCAGGCTATGGCTACCGCCCGGAGCAATATCACGCGGGTGATCGCCGTACCGGCTCCCCGTGGTCGGATCCTGGACGTCCACGGTCGAACACTGGTCGGGAACCGTCTGACCACCGTGCTGACTATGAACCGCAACGAGCTGGACGAGTCAGGATTCGACAAAGACGAGCGGCTAGAGGTGTTCACCGAGATCGCCGTCGAGATCAACCGGTCCGGCCACCTGATGAAGGTCACCGACGTAGTACGGGCGTTGGCGGACCCTTCATACGGCAACTATGACGACATCCCGATCGCTCATGATGTGGGCGAGGACCTCCTGGTGTTCTTTGGCGAGCGCCCGAACCAGTTCCCTGGTGTACGGGTAGCCCAAAGCACGGTGCGTTCCTACCTCTACGGTGATCTGGCCTCCCACGTCTTGGGGTGGGTGGGGCCGGTCAACGACGCCGAGCTCCGGATACGGCGCCCACCGGACGGCAAGGAGTACCGGCTTCGGGACCAGATCGGCAAGGCTGGCGTTGAGCTCATGTTCGAAGATGACCTGCGGGGCCAGGCCGGTCACAAGGTGGTTGAGGTGGACCGCTTGGGGGAGGTCGTGCGGGAACGGCATGACCTGTTCGTTCCTCCGATTCCGGGCGATGACCTGGTGCTGTCTATTGACGTCAACGTCCAGTACCTAGTTGAGCGTGAGTTGGAGCGGTCGATCCATCTGGCCCGCACCCGGGAGCCGGACGCCGATCCGGACCGACCTGGCCAGCTCCTGCCCGCGTACGACGCCCCTGGCGGCTCGGTCGTCGTACTGGACCCTCGGGTGGGTGACGTAGTGGCTATGGCCTCCTTCCCGTCGTACGACCCCAATGAGTCGATCGGCGGCTTTAGCTTCGACCGGTGGGCCGAGCTCAACGACCCGGCCAACGATCTCCCCATGTTCAACCGGGCCATCCAGGGTGAGTACGCCCCCGGTTCCACGTTCAAGCTGTTCACCGCTCACGCGGCGTGGCACGAGGGGGTGTTCGGGGTGGGGGCCGTGCCCCGGGCCGATGAGCTGTGGGACGACCCGGGTGCTTACGTGCTCCGGAGCTGCGGAGACGTGGATCCCACCGATCCGCCGCCCGGTTGTCGATACCGAAACGCCGGCGAGAAGCAGTACGAGGCCGTAGACCTGGTCCGGAGCCTTACCGTGTCCAGCGACGTCTACTACTACCAGATCGGGGAGTCGATCTACATCAACCCGGGCCACCCCGACACTGCCGTCCAGGATGCTGCGGCCTCCTATGGGATGGGCCTGGATACCGGAGTCACCCTGCCGTTCGAACAGGACGGCTATCTACCGACACCCCGCAACCGGCGACAGCGGCACGAGGCAAACCCGGTGGCCTTTCCGGAGTGGGGATGGTCGACCGGTGACAACGTGATCACGGCCATTGGCCAGGGAGAGGTCCTGGTTACGCCGCTGCAGCTTGGTAATGCCTTCGCCACGTTCGCCAACGACGGTGTGCGCTACGCCCCCAACGTGGTGGCTCGGATCATGGACCGTGATGGCACGGTGGTTCGGGAGTTCGGACCCCGTGAGTTATCCACGGTCGACATTGACGACGGTTTCCGCCGCCGGGTCCTCGATGGCCTGGCTGGTGTGACGGCCCACGAGGAGGGCACCGCCTATTGGGCTTTTAATTCAAGGGCCACCGGCGGCAACTATTTCCCGCTGAATCGGTACCCGGTCGCCGGCAAGACCGGAACCGCCGAGGTCCGGGGTAAGGCTGACACGTCGATTTTCGCCGCCTTCGGGCCCGCGGACGAACCCACCTACGCCATTGTGGCCGTGCTTGAGGAGGCGGGCTTCGGGAGCAGCGTCGCCGCACCGCTGGTGGCTCGTATTCTGGCCCCAGTCTTTGAGGGAACGGTTCCCGAGGCGCCCCTAGCCGCCGTCCGCTATGCCCGCTCGGCGGCTCTCCCCCTGTGCGTGGCCTGGCACGAGTGGCGGACAGGAAACACCCTGGACCGGCTTGAGGCGGCTGATCCCTCTTCCGGGGACGTCGGCGGACCGGTGCTAGACGCTTCTGGCCAGGTTCGGGTCCGAGGTATCCGGGTGGATTGTGAGGACCTCC